The following proteins come from a genomic window of Scomber japonicus isolate fScoJap1 chromosome 4, fScoJap1.pri, whole genome shotgun sequence:
- the LOC128357528 gene encoding tyrosine-protein phosphatase non-receptor type 11-like isoform X2 has translation MTSRRWFHPNITGIEAEQLLLTRGVHGSFLARPSKSNPGDFTLSVRRNDEVTHIKIQNSGDYYDLYGGEKFATLAELVQYYTEQQDLLRERNGHVIELKYPLNCKDPTSERWYHGHLSGRDAEKLLTDKGKAGSFLVRESQSKPGDFVLSVLTNEEKHENVDRKTKVTHVMIRYQDGKYDVGGGERFDTLADLVDHYKKNPMVEKSGIVVHLKQPFNATRINAANIENRVRELNKVADNSEKPKQGFWEEFEVLQQQECKLLYPRKEGQKPENKSKNRYKNILPFDTTRVEITEADPDILGSDYINANYIRSMHEEGRHVQEGKVFIATQGCLQNTVIDFWKMVYQENTHVIVMTTKEMERGRNKCVRYWPDPHTTREFGKVLVKNVEEHSAQDYILRKLEVTRLDRKELPRYIWHYQYLSWPDHGVPNEPGGVLWFLEEVNRTQSTIPDTGPIVVHCSAGIGRTGTIIVIDILIDIINRQGLDCDIDIPKTIQRVRQQRSGMVQTEAQYKFIYMAVQQYIDTAQKRLEEEQRNKMKEREYSNIKYPQMTNSRSKPNMASSRSSSVMTNDDSSSVYENINFKSPQTSFSSNTRR, from the exons gCGTAACGATGAGGTGACCCACATTAAGATCCAGAACTCAGGTGACTACTACGACCTGTATGGAGGCGAGAAGTTCGCCACGTTGGCCGAGCTGGTGCAGTACTACACCGAGCAACAGGATCTCCTGCGCGAGAGGAACGGCCATGTCATCGAGCTCAAGTACCCACTCAACTGCAAGGACCCCACATCTGAGAG ATGGTACCACGGGCACCTCTCTGGGCGAGATGCAGAGAAGCTGCTCACAGACAAAGGCAAGGCCGGCAGCTTCCTGGTTCGGGAGAGCCAAAGTAAACCGGGCGACTTCGTCCTCTCAGTTCTCACCAATGAGGAGAAACATGAGAACGTGGACCGCAAGACCAAGGTCACCCACGTTATGATACGCTACCAG GACGGTAAATACGACGTGGGCGGTGGAGAGAGGTTCGACACCCTTGCTGACCTGGTGGATCACTACAAGAAGAACCCCATGGTAGAGAAGAGCGGCATCGTAGTGCACCTCAAACAG CCCTTTAATGCTACAAGGATAAACGCAGCCAACATTGAGAACCGGGTACGAGAGCTCAACAAAGTAGCGGATAATTCTGAGAAACCAAAACAGGGATTCTGGGAAGAATTTGAG GTACTTCAGCAGCAGGAGTGCAAACTGCTGTATCCCCGGAAAGAAGGCCAGAAGCCAGAAAACAAGAGTAAAAACAGATACAAGAATATCCTCCCCT ttgaCACAACTCGGGTTGAAATTACGGAAGCAGATCCAGACATTCTTGGTTCAGACTACATCAATGCCAACTACATCAGA AGTATGCATGAAGAGGGGCGCCATGTGCAGGAAGGCAAGGTCTTCATCGCCACCCAAGGGTGCCTACAGAATACAGTCATCGACTTCTGGAAGATGGTGTACCAGGAGAATACACACGTCATTGTCATGACCACGAAAGAGATGGAGCGAGGAAGG AACAAATGTGTGCGTTACTGGCCTGACCCACACACCACCAGGGAGTTCGGGAAGGTGCTGGTGAAGAACGTGGAGGAGCACTCAGCACAGGACTACATCCTTAGGAAGCTGGAAGTGACCCGTCTGGACCGG AAGGAGCTTCCGAGGTACATCTGGCACTACCAGTATCTAAGCTGGCCGGATCACGGCGTGCCCAATGAGCCCGGTGGTGTCCTTTGGTTTCTAGAGGAGGTCAACCGCACCCAGAGCACCATTCCAGACACTGGACCCATTGTTGTCCACTGCAG CGCCGGCATCGGGAGGACAGGCACTATTATTGTCATTGACATCCTTATTGATATTATTAACCGCCAAG GACTGGACTGTGACATTGACATCCCTAAGACCATCCAGAGGGTACGGCAGCAGAGGTCAGGCATGGTGCAGACGGAGGCCCAGTATAAGTTCATCTACATGGCTGTGCAGCAGTATATAGACACAGCCCAGAAGAgactggaggaggagcag AGGAAtaagatgaaggagagagaatACTCCAATATCAAATATCCTCAGATGACCAACTCAAGGTCCAAACCCAATATGGCATCCTCACGCTCTTCTTCTGT GATGACAAACGATGATTCGTCGAGTGTGTACGAGAACATAAACTTTAAAAGCCCTCAGACGTCTTTTAGCAGTAACACCAGGAGGTAA
- the LOC128357529 gene encoding RING finger protein 223, with the protein MEQPQQVWHTQAPSSDMAGELQKKVSIISQPECSICYNTYDNVFKTPKLLECTHTFCLECLSRLMAVSQTDQDGNEGSTNLSCPLCRHLTTLSNEGPPGLATSREVLCKLPSHLQQEKPVWLDGEKLCYKTAGHNANLGAPESPTALCICIDIGASKSMDAPVQSQPQTLSLMERLADWKRLVLFIVLMVLLVVVVLWPLQCVFSTGKMRCMREHGHPNPTTTTTTTISTLFPRAHGLTE; encoded by the coding sequence ATGGAACAGCCTCAGCAGGTTTGGCACACACAGGCACCGTCCTCGGATATGGCTGGAGAGCTGCAAAAGAAAGTGTCAATCATAAGTCAGCCCGAGTGCTCCATCTGCTACAACACCTACGACAATGTCTTCAAAACACCCAAGCTGTTGGAGTGCACCCACACCTTCTGCCTGGAGTGCCTCTCCCGTCTCATGGCGGTATCGCAGACCGACCAGGATGGCAACGAAGGCAGCACAAACCTCTCCTGCCCCTTGTGCCGCCACCTCACCACGCTGTCCAACGAGGGACCGCCGGGCCTGGCCACCAGCCGTGAGGTCCTGTGCAAGTTACCCAGCCACCTTCAGCAGGAGAAGCCAGTGTGGTTGGATGGGGAGAAGCTGTGCTATAAAACAGCCGGGCACAACGCCAACTTGGGCGCACCTGAAAGTCCCACGGCCTTGTGCATCTGCATCGACATTGGGGCCAGCAAGAGTATGGATGCTCCCGTCCAGTCGCAGCCCCAGACTTTAAGCCTGATGGAACGGCTTGCAGATTGGAAGAGATTAGTGCTCTTCATTGTGCTCATGGTGCTGCTTGTTGTCGTGGTGTTGTGGCCTCTCCAGTGTGTATTCAGCACTGGAAAAATGCGCTGTATGCGAGAACATGGTCATCCCAACCCTACTaccaccacaaccaccaccatTTCCACCTTATTCCCAAGAGCACATGGTCTGACAGAATAA
- the LOC128357528 gene encoding tyrosine-protein phosphatase non-receptor type 11-like isoform X1 — protein MTSRRWFHPNITGIEAEQLLLTRGVHGSFLARPSKSNPGDFTLSVRRNDEVTHIKIQNSGDYYDLYGGEKFATLAELVQYYTEQQDLLRERNGHVIELKYPLNCKDPTSERWYHGHLSGRDAEKLLTDKGKAGSFLVRESQSKPGDFVLSVLTNEEKHENVDRKTKVTHVMIRYQQDGKYDVGGGERFDTLADLVDHYKKNPMVEKSGIVVHLKQPFNATRINAANIENRVRELNKVADNSEKPKQGFWEEFEVLQQQECKLLYPRKEGQKPENKSKNRYKNILPFDTTRVEITEADPDILGSDYINANYIRSMHEEGRHVQEGKVFIATQGCLQNTVIDFWKMVYQENTHVIVMTTKEMERGRNKCVRYWPDPHTTREFGKVLVKNVEEHSAQDYILRKLEVTRLDRKELPRYIWHYQYLSWPDHGVPNEPGGVLWFLEEVNRTQSTIPDTGPIVVHCSAGIGRTGTIIVIDILIDIINRQGLDCDIDIPKTIQRVRQQRSGMVQTEAQYKFIYMAVQQYIDTAQKRLEEEQRNKMKEREYSNIKYPQMTNSRSKPNMASSRSSSVMTNDDSSSVYENINFKSPQTSFSSNTRR, from the exons gCGTAACGATGAGGTGACCCACATTAAGATCCAGAACTCAGGTGACTACTACGACCTGTATGGAGGCGAGAAGTTCGCCACGTTGGCCGAGCTGGTGCAGTACTACACCGAGCAACAGGATCTCCTGCGCGAGAGGAACGGCCATGTCATCGAGCTCAAGTACCCACTCAACTGCAAGGACCCCACATCTGAGAG ATGGTACCACGGGCACCTCTCTGGGCGAGATGCAGAGAAGCTGCTCACAGACAAAGGCAAGGCCGGCAGCTTCCTGGTTCGGGAGAGCCAAAGTAAACCGGGCGACTTCGTCCTCTCAGTTCTCACCAATGAGGAGAAACATGAGAACGTGGACCGCAAGACCAAGGTCACCCACGTTATGATACGCTACCAG CAGGACGGTAAATACGACGTGGGCGGTGGAGAGAGGTTCGACACCCTTGCTGACCTGGTGGATCACTACAAGAAGAACCCCATGGTAGAGAAGAGCGGCATCGTAGTGCACCTCAAACAG CCCTTTAATGCTACAAGGATAAACGCAGCCAACATTGAGAACCGGGTACGAGAGCTCAACAAAGTAGCGGATAATTCTGAGAAACCAAAACAGGGATTCTGGGAAGAATTTGAG GTACTTCAGCAGCAGGAGTGCAAACTGCTGTATCCCCGGAAAGAAGGCCAGAAGCCAGAAAACAAGAGTAAAAACAGATACAAGAATATCCTCCCCT ttgaCACAACTCGGGTTGAAATTACGGAAGCAGATCCAGACATTCTTGGTTCAGACTACATCAATGCCAACTACATCAGA AGTATGCATGAAGAGGGGCGCCATGTGCAGGAAGGCAAGGTCTTCATCGCCACCCAAGGGTGCCTACAGAATACAGTCATCGACTTCTGGAAGATGGTGTACCAGGAGAATACACACGTCATTGTCATGACCACGAAAGAGATGGAGCGAGGAAGG AACAAATGTGTGCGTTACTGGCCTGACCCACACACCACCAGGGAGTTCGGGAAGGTGCTGGTGAAGAACGTGGAGGAGCACTCAGCACAGGACTACATCCTTAGGAAGCTGGAAGTGACCCGTCTGGACCGG AAGGAGCTTCCGAGGTACATCTGGCACTACCAGTATCTAAGCTGGCCGGATCACGGCGTGCCCAATGAGCCCGGTGGTGTCCTTTGGTTTCTAGAGGAGGTCAACCGCACCCAGAGCACCATTCCAGACACTGGACCCATTGTTGTCCACTGCAG CGCCGGCATCGGGAGGACAGGCACTATTATTGTCATTGACATCCTTATTGATATTATTAACCGCCAAG GACTGGACTGTGACATTGACATCCCTAAGACCATCCAGAGGGTACGGCAGCAGAGGTCAGGCATGGTGCAGACGGAGGCCCAGTATAAGTTCATCTACATGGCTGTGCAGCAGTATATAGACACAGCCCAGAAGAgactggaggaggagcag AGGAAtaagatgaaggagagagaatACTCCAATATCAAATATCCTCAGATGACCAACTCAAGGTCCAAACCCAATATGGCATCCTCACGCTCTTCTTCTGT GATGACAAACGATGATTCGTCGAGTGTGTACGAGAACATAAACTTTAAAAGCCCTCAGACGTCTTTTAGCAGTAACACCAGGAGGTAA